The following nucleotide sequence is from Diospyros lotus cultivar Yz01 chromosome 3, ASM1463336v1, whole genome shotgun sequence.
AAAAGCTTAAACCCTGAAGGAACAGGTCACTTCAGTATCTCGGCAAAAAGGGGGATTCTTTAGCAATGCATTTCACTATAGGTCTTCATAGCCTTCTTTTGTTCAAACATTTCCTCCACAAACCTCTTGACCTCATACCCCAAAGGAACTTAGGGTGTAGCCCCGGCAAGCTCCTGCAAGGATCCCATGGGGGGTTCCAAGCACCTTTAGCAGGAGTGGTCCTTTCAGAGATCCCTTCTCGAGATATTCCCTTACCGGTATATCTGCACCTCTTAATGTACAATTCCTCAAGTGTAGTATTGTTGGGGGGTTATCCTTGTGAGGGCATGGATAATGCATGGTCTTGCTTGGGAGGTGGATCAATTTGAACCCTTATTGAGGCCAAGTGCCTTGCTAAGGTAGGCTGTTCAACAGTGGGCAGAATGATGTGTAATGGATCCTTGAGACATCTCAAGGTTTTAACATTTTCCTCATGGCTTTTCCTTAACTCTTCATACTTTCTCTCAAGCTACTGATGTTTCACAAGATAGACAATCTAAGGATCTTTTTCCCCTGAAGGTCCCGGAGCTCCTATTTGCGTTCTAACATTTCTCCTGGGAACAATGGAACAACTAGAGGACTACATTCAATGGAGGTTGGGCATTGGGGTTTGCTCAGGAGTAACACCTTTTGGGGGCCCTTAGGAGAGTGTTGGTGTTGTAGGTTGGCCTCTGACTCCTTGCCTATGAGACCCTTGAGGTCGTGCCATGGCAAGCTATGCTAGAGAAATAATCGAGAGATTTTCTTCGAGAAGAGTGGCTTGCTATGCAACTATCCCAGCATGAGTGGATTTCGTCGTTACCATCTTTGAAACTTCTTATTATATTCTTACAGACGATATCAAATTGTTATTgttgaaatacaataattaaaatttgtttgttgtGGAGAAACTTAGCAAGCAATCGGTAGGGGTTGGCAAGCAATGGGGCCTACTTGGTAGGTGCTCCAATGCAAAGAGAAGCTAAGAAAAGGCTTGATCTGCTGTCCAGAAGAAAGACAAAGACCTAAGTGATCAATCTTATAGATTAGATaccaaattatttaaaaaaagtaagattgcataaaaaaagaaaaatcttaatCATCATGGACTAAAGAGTCTCGTgcaaagatatatttttttcttgcttctaTCTCATGCATTTTATTATCCATCCccccataaaaaataatagagtttGACGATAGTgaatatctttttttaaaaGACAAGCTCCATGCCAGCAAAGAACCAACTCTCAAGTTACCATGAAGTCTACCATGTATTTGCTGAAATGTGGAGTGCAAGTTATCAAAATCCAATGATGATAGCTTTTTGATTGCTTGGAACCCAACCCAACATTCTCCCACGTCAAATATCCTTTTAGAAGCCAAATAAATATGGATGTGAGGCTGTGCATTATCTTGAAGTCAAGCCTCTTAACTTCTTCTTCCCATTGCTTCGAATCTCATAATACCCTCTGAGGAGGAGAAGGAACTGATTCCTTCACAAGAAATGACTTCTTCCAatctccttctcctcctcctcctccctaACTCTTCCGTCTCTCAAAATCCATGGTCATGGAGGACCCCAACATGCTTGCTGCGGACTGTATTGTCATCTCCTGTTGCTGCCAATGCCTGGTCCTGCAGATCATTATCATCTTGCTCAAGCTTCCTTCCAAGCTGGCCCGGAAGACGAGCCGGTATGCTAAGAAGAAACTTTGCAGGAGGAGAAGAAAGGTGACCATAGAAAAAAAGATGGATGAATATGGAGACGAGTATCAAGAAGAAGAGGGATTTGATGTAAATGAATGGCAGGGTTGTGGTGGGTGCTGTTGTATGGAGGAagttgagaaggtgttggaggAGTTGTCTCAGAAGGGTCGGTTTGCATTTGGAAGCTTTTGGTGTGGAGAAGAATTGGAGAGTTCACCACAAAGTGCTATTAATTACCATTTGATTGAAATGGTTCAGCTCTGTTAGTCCTAATGATATTGGATTACAAAAGTTTTTCCCTTAATCTAATGTTATCTGTTGTTTATGGTATTGAGAATAATACTCgaacaaaattttcattcaaaataaatattatcagaATCATGTggtattgttattttttatagttaGTAGTCTCTTTGGGCAGTCTTTTCTTCTCAATGAATCAATAATAATCCATCCTTTTATATAATTCTTTGCTTACCTGGTTGTAATTTACACATACATAGCCAGTGATACTTGATTCATTAGGTTCAATGCAGTGATTCTTGATCATGATTTttagagggagggagagagagagagagagaaagtaataGAATCTGGGAGGATCTGGATTCGATTCTATTATCTTTATCGTGAAAAGAAGCAGCAGTGGTTTTATAACTATAAAGAATTTCTCATGTTACACGGGGTAAGTCCCCAGAATTGTAAAAAACACTAAAGGATAGAATTATGAGTTTatgaataatcaaaatttacaaaGCTTCTGGGGTATCTTCATCCTATCCAAAATATGGTACAGCTGAAAGTATGGCTCTGTACATGATGGATGTGTATTTTTCTCATGAGACTGAAGCAACCGCCGATCCGAGATATGCCAACTCCACAACGAAGAACCAACAATCCGATGCAGATTTCTGACTAAACATAAACATAATGAAGAACCAACAATCCGAGAAAACCATAATGTAGATTTATGATTAAGAAAACCCATCTCTGATGCCATTGCTTCTTTCTACCAGAGCCAGACTTGCTGGGTAACCCAGAGTATGAGAAGCCCGGTATTCAGGGTCATTGGCTTGGTCCTCCAGCCTTATCCACTGAAGGATTTCATGGTACGATGGGAAAAACCGCATCTGAATTGCCGAGTATGAGAAGTAGGGTATCAGGGCTGAGACCACAACGAAGAATGTGACAAACCAGAACAAGGGAGCGGGGGCCAGGCACTCGATGAAGACTTTGTAAGCAGTGGTGGAAATTGAGGGGGGCATGGATCCATAGACCAAAGCAAAGAGATACCAAAATGTAATTCCACCCCAGATGACAAGATGTTGTATCAAGGTCAAGTACCTAACAGCTAGGGCCATCTGGCAGTTCACAACCCAGACAACACACGTATACATGGTTGTCCCAACGATTTCGAGCCCTGCAGCTTTTCCATCACTGTTAAAGGCCTGGAGATCTAATGCTTGtgtgcagaagaagaagataatgacGGCGCTGCAAACCCCATTGAACATCCAGCCTAGTATACGGCGCCAGCTGAAGAGGACATTTTGCACACCTTCTTGGTATAATAGCGGGAACTGCCAAATGAACAAGCGAGGAATAAACGAAAAGGACTTGTACACTAGCATCCAATACCATCATATAACTAGAAGAAACTTTTAACTGTTATCACtactaagaaaagaaaaaggctcGAGGCAATGTTTTGAATTCCTTTTTTAAGTCTTTGCAGTAGGCTACTCATGTAAAACAACTCACTCACAAAGATTATAGCCAAATCCTGCTCCACAAAGGGGGCAAGAACATCTTGGATCCAATCCCAGCAGTAGCAGTATTTGTTATCAATTACATACTACTCAGGCAGAGAAACATTGTgtcaaaatatttcttattttagaGCAACTTCATCTTTCACAGCTGTTTCTTGTGTAGTCATTAAACATCTATAAAATCAAGACATTGCATTTACCGTTACTGgatctttcatttttcttcttttccattgtGGGAGGCCAATTCAGAGATATCTCCATCAAGAACCACAATGATAGCAACATACTTGTAGAAAATATACTACAATGGAAAAATAGCCATACCTTGAGACAAAACTGTGCTGGTGCGTCCTGGTCAAAAACACCCAAAGCAACAACAGGAAGTGATGTGAAGAACATATTGTATAGCGACAAAAACCAATCATTGTATACAGGTTTTCCCGAGAAAGATGCATGTGCCTCGTATAGGAAAACAGTGATACCAAAAGCAAGATTCTTATAGAAGAAGTAGCATATCTGCCAGAAGGAAACACAGTCAGTTGTGACCATTGACATCAATCGCAAGAAGAAAAATCGAAATATTTGAATTCAAGTATAAATGAACTTATTACCATTGTGGAGATCCTTCTATAGCACCAATGTCCATGCACTAGTAGCAAGCGCTCCAAAAATCTGAACTGAGCAATTGCAATATCACTGGACATGACCGCCTGACATTTTTGAAACAGATAAACATTCAGAAGAAAGAAGACCAAATGAAACGAGAACAGTAAGAATTTTTATAGtcagaaaataaatataaacatattcaGCTAGGCACCTGCATTCCCTCAACACCACTGATTCCAACACCGATATCAGCTTCTTGAAGCATTCCTACATCATTAGCTCCATCACCGATTGCTAATGTCGTCTTTCCAGTTCCAATTTTAACAAGCTTAGTGACCTGTGTTATTCAGGTAGACACTTTTTTAGGATAAACTATTCCTCTTCAATCATAGAAATCAAGAAGGATAAACTATGAGAAAAGGGGCAGGGAACTGAAGAACTCACCAGTGCCTTCTGTTTTGGTGAAGAACGGCAGCAAATAACAGATGCACAGCCAATGGCAagttctaaaaatattttcttcatgCCATCCTCAAGAGCATATGCAAGTGACTTTCCATCAATAATCAAAGCAAAGGCTTCAGAGTTTTCGCTTGATGCAGAAAGCTGAGCCTTCCCTTCACTTATCTGGTGTAGAACACTCTCCCTTGAAGCCTGGAACACAAACTCATTCCATCAATACATAATAAGGATAATCATATATTGATGGTTACGTGTCAGTAATTGAAAGAGAATAAGTTAATCCAAGTCTAAGAATAGAGCACACTGTCAATGCTCATTCAACTTTTTCCCACAGCACCCAGCCATATTTTTTGGAATGTTAATGAGTCAAAAAGCTTCCAATCAAACTTCTACTCAAGTTAGACAATGTTCGTATAGTGAAAAAAAATGCTAGTGTCTATGCACCATCACATTCGGCAATCCTTCAGCTCCTGGGCAAAGCACACAAAAGCAGTAGGCATCTCCACTACGACCTATATAATGCCCAAAATGATGCAAGCAGAGACAGCTAGATGGTTTCTTTCCTATTCAAAATAGTCTACTGATTATATCAAGAAGGAGCAAGACAGCTCAGCTTAGAGTAACtaggagaagatgaaatctCAGAGGAGGCACGATCACCTAACAGGACAAACTTAGTTCCTAATAATCCTTGACCAACATAGGCATATAAAGGCTGAAAACATTCCCAAACATGTGCCTAAACAAATGTTACTGAATTAGAAATGGCTTAAAATGTCTCTGAGACCAATCCAAGAAACATCAGGGgacggagagagagagttgcTGTTCAACTATCAAGCATGAAAATTGTATGTCATATAGTACCAAAGGACAGATTCAGAATTTTGTTCAGCTGGGACAATTTAAAAAGGATGATGcataaaattatattctaattgATAGTTCCAGGAAAGCAAATTTGATCAAATATTGTAAACATAGCGTAAGGAAAATCAATAAAGTTAGGATTCTAACAACATTGTTGAAAATGTACCCTAAATgtagatcttattttattaaagagaaaaaaattgaaaataatcagTAACACCCAAAAGAGGACTAATGATTTCTCAAAACAAGGAATAAATAGTAATTTATACTCTCCCATTTTaagattttgttaaataatGTCTGACAGTAGTAAATTGAAAAATTCCAAAGGAAATCATTTTCAAGTACCAAACCCAACAATAAACAGAATAAATCAAGCCATGCCTAACAATTTTCCCCCAAGGTTTTCATTATCTTTCTCAACCCCTTTGCTATTAACTTCTCCCATTTTATCTACCCTTCTCAAAAGAATCTTTTGGTCTTCTTTTCATGTTTTATGCAATTACCCTCAATAGGAGCTATTTTAactttattacgaataaccttaCTCTTAATTTTGTCTATTCTTCAATGGTTGTACATCTATTATAACACTAATCCTAATTTTGCTTATATTTTGAACATTCCATGCCGTACATAGAAAGGTCTTATATTTGTCTAATAACACTTCCCTTTTAATTTTGAAGGgattttacaattgcataaaacaataaaaacacTTCTCCATCTTAACCATTCTTCTTAATTCTGAGTAACATCCTTAATAacctctctcattctctcctTCAAGTCTCACTATaacatgcatcatatatatatatatatatatatatatgatatctttttgtttatcttagAATAACTTCCATTGCTAATCTACCAGATGCAAAAGCAAATTGATTCTCAATTTTTCAGATACATTGGTTTCTCTTGTACATTTTTGTTCAATCACCCTCTTAAAGTTTCATAACATGACTCGTTAACTTATCCCTCtgtgattaataattttgaacatctgttttgtctttatacGTAGGCACAGCCTGACCACCATGGGTCGTGCCAGTATAGCCCAGGCCAAGGCCAGGGCCGGCCAGCATCAGCCTTGGCTACaccatcattttatttttcaagcatATTATATGGCTCTCATAGGTTTTCTAGACTTGATTTTCTAATTAAAGTAATCATGGCttaaagtttaatatttttgaacaaattcaaattcaaaatcaaaatcaaaatccaaagaGAAAGACAAGTACCTTGGCAATGGCATccttttctcccattttctctaGTGTTTTGATTTCTGGCATATCCAAGTTTATTATTATCTGCTTCATTCCTTGTCTAAGCAAACTACAAGCGAAACTGTAGATTTAAATGTGTTGGTCAGAAATGTCTGTACAACTACCCCCACTTGACAGAAGTAATATTTTGAATTCATAACAAATAATCATACCCAATGTTGATGGCAGTCTCCATCTTATCTCCAGTCAAAACCCATATTTTTATTCCTGCTTGGGAAAGCTTATTAATGCACTCAGGAACCTAGCATGATAATAAGAACAAACGATTATTCAGTTATAACTTGAATACCTACATTTAATGTCATTCTTATTCTGACTCTTTAGGACAAAAAAATTTCAC
It contains:
- the LOC127797322 gene encoding uncharacterized protein LOC127797322 — encoded protein: MVMEDPNMLAADCIVISCCCQCLVLQIIIILLKLPSKLARKTSRYAKKKLCRRRRKVTIEKKMDEYGDEYQEEEGFDVNEWQGCGGCCCMEEVEKVLEELSQKGRFAFGSFWCGEELESSPQSAINYHLIEMVQLC